From a region of the Trichoderma atroviride chromosome 6, complete sequence genome:
- a CDS encoding uncharacterized protein (EggNog:ENOG41): MEKMYAESRTRHHALDVFVSLEGKFVGWGGVFEITGPGEKPSVANIGIRLSPEVRGKGLGKTLMQVLLRLSNELDTDIIEAGTMKHNTSMRAVAKSVGLIETEEIKELPGQGVVAEILFKDIEREKWRDFDMVIEFKDQIASD; the protein is encoded by the coding sequence ATGGAGAAAATGTACGCCGAGTCTCGGACCCGGCACCACGCTCTCGACGTTTTCGTCTCATTGGAGGGCAAGTTTGTAGGTTGGGGAGGGGTGTTTGAGATCACCGGCCCCGGTGAGAAGCCGAGTGTCGCAAACATCGGTATCAGACTAAGCCCCGAGGTCCGAGGGAAGGGACTGGGAAAGACGCTCATGCAAGTCTTGCTGCGGTTGAGTAATGAGCTGGATACGGATATCATTGAGGCGGGCACTATGAAGCACAATACCTCGATGAGAGCAGTGGCGAAGAGCGTCGGCCTGATTGAGACGgaggagatcaaggagcTCCCTGGGCAGGGCGTCGTGGCCGAAATACTCTTTAAGGATATTGAGAGGGAGAAATGGAGGGATTTTGACATGGTGATAGAGTTTAAGGATCAAATTGCAAGTGATTAA